The genome window GAACTTTTTCAACACCGCCCAACTGGCGGCAAGTTGCTCGCGTCGGCATGGCGTGGTGGCCTCGGCCGGGGTGGCGACGGGCACGGTGATATGGGGGCTGGCGGGCGGTTTGGGCATCAAATCGCTGTTCACCGCCGCGCCCATGCTCTATCTGGCGTTCAAGCTTATCGGCGGCTGTTACCTGATCTATCTGGGGCTGAAACTGTTCAAGCGTTCGGCGCCCTCGATGAGCCAGACGCTATTGCCTGCCGAACCCCGGCGCTCGCTGTTTTCCGCCTGGCGCTTCGGCTTGCTGGGCAACTTGTCCAACCCCAAGGCCGCGTTGTTTGTCACCACGGCCTTCGCCTCGACCATGCCTCCCTCACCATCACCCACGTTGTTGGCCCTGGCGGTAATCACCATGGCCACGTTGTCATTCAGCTGGTACACCAGCGTGGCCCTGGTGTTTTCCAGTGAGCGAATGGCCAACGCCTATGGCCGTTCGCGCAAGTGGCTCGACCGGTTTGCCGGTGGTTGCTATGTGCTGTTTGGCGCACATCTGGTAGCGAATCGCTGACGGCTCATGGTAAGAAGCCTTACTTTCAACAGTGAGGCCGAGTCATGAGCAAGGTGCGGGTAGGTATTATTTTTGGTGGCCGTTCGGCCGAGCACGAGGTCTCGCTGCAATCGGCGCGCAATATCGTCGATGCGCTGGACCGCTCGCGTTTCGAACCCATCCTGATCGGCATCGACAAGGCCGGCCACTGGCACCTCAACGACACCTCAAACTTCCTGATCAACCAGGAAAACCCGGCCTTGATCGCCCTGAACCAATCCAATCGTGAACTGGCGGTGGTGCCCGGCAAGGCCAGTCAGCAAGTGGTGGAAACGTCCGGTCAGGGGTTGCTGGAACACATCGACGTGATCTTCCCGATCGTCCACGGCACCCTTGGCGAAGACGGCTGCCTGCAAGGCCTGTTGCGCATGGCCGACCTGCCGTTTGTGGGCTCCGACGTACTCGGCTCGGCGGTGTGCATGGACAAGGACATCAGCAAACGCCTGCTGCGTGATGCCGGCATTGCCGTCACCCCGTTCATTACCCTGACCCGTCGCAACGCGGCGCGCACGTCCTTTGATACGGCCGTGAGCACGCTCGGTTTGCCGATGTTCGTCAAACCCGCCAACCAGGGTTCTTCGGTCGGTGTGAGTAAAGTCGGCAACGAAGCGCAGTACCACGCCGCCGTCGAACTGGCCTTGGGTTTCGATGAAAAAGTGCTGGTGGAGTCCGCCGTCCAGGGCCGCGAAATCGAATGCGCCGTGCTGGGCAATGACAACCCGATCGCCAGCGGCTGCGGCGAGATCGTGGTGAGCAACGGGTTTTATTCCTACGACAGCAAATACATCGACGGCCAGGCCGCCCAAGTGGTGGTGCCGGCCGATATCAGCCCTGAAGCCAGCGAGCGCATTCGCCACCTGGCCATCGACGCGTTTGAGGTATTGGGCTGCGCCGGGTTGGCGCGGGTCGACGTGTTTCTCACCGGCGCAGGTGAAGTGCTGATCAACGAAATCAACTCACTGCCCGGCTTCACCCGCATCAGCATGTACCCCAAGCTGTGGCAGGCGGCGGGGATGAGTTACAGCGACTTGGTGAGCCGGTTGATCGAGTTGGCGCTGGAACGGCACGCGGGGCGTAAGGGGTTGAAGATCAGCCGGTGAGTGTTCAAGGGCCGCGTGTGCTCCAGGGGCTACGAGCGATCCACGAATAGATCAACGTCTTTGCCTCTTGCGGGTGATGCGTTCGGCGGCGGTAGCTGGCGAAGGTGGGGGCGCTGCAATAAGTGCACACCTCACTGACGTCGATCTGCTCACGCTTAACCCCTGCCGCCTGCAACAGCATCACCCCATAGCCGCTCAAGTCAAACCAGGCACTGCCCGCCTGCCTCGCGTAGGGCGGCGCAATCTGCGGGGCCAGCAACGGCGCCGGTTGCTCGACGTGCCACGGTGCCTGAGCGGCATGCCACACGTGAGCCTGGTCCGCCTGAAACTGCGCAATAAACCCCGCGCTCACTTCATAACAGCAGGGCTTGATCGATGGCCCGATAGCCACCTGCAACTGCTCCACAGCAAAACCTTGCGCGGCAAACTGCTGCACGGCATTGGCGATGATCCCGCCTTGCAACCCCTTCCAGCCACCATGCACGGCCGCCACCATCGCGCCGTCTGTGGTCGTCATCAGAATGGGCAGGCAATCAGCGGTAATCACGGCGATCGGCTGCTGCTCGCGCGTGAACACGCCATCCGCCTCGACGGTATTGGCCACCTGACCCGCCTGCCATTCAATCACCGACGCACTGTGCACCTGCTTGCAGATGAACACGTCATCCGGGCGCAGGGGCTCATTGATCGAACAAAAACCGTGTTCGACGCCGGGGATGGCGTCGAGATTATCTGCCTGGTGCACCGCGTGCGCTCCCTTGAATAAAGACTCAGTCGCCGACCGCTTCGCCTTCACGCCGCGGGTCTGCGCCGCCGCTGAGCGACAGCTTGCCGTGGGCATCCCGCGTACGAACGATGGCCTGGATACCGCTGGTCATATCGATCTCGCTCAACGCATGGCCCTTGTCCTTGAGTGCCTGTTTCAATGCCGGGCTGAACAGACCTTGCTCCAGTTCTGTCGCACCGTTGCGGCTACCGAAGTTAGGCAGGCTGATGGCGGCTTGCGGGTCGAGGTTCCAATCGAGCATTGCCACCAGGGATTTGCTCACGTACTCGATGATCTGCGAGCCACCCGGTGAACCCACCGTGGCCAGCAACTCGCCGCTCTTGCGGTCGAACACCAAAGTGGGCGCCATGGCCGAGCGTGGGCGCTTGCCGGGCTCGACGCGGTTGGCCACCGGTTGGCCGTTTTCTTCGGGGATGAACGAGAAGTCGGTCATCTGGTTGTTCAGCAAGAAGCCCTGGACCATCACGTGGGCGCCGAACGCCGCTTCCACCGTGGTGGTCATCGACACGGCGCCGCCCTGGTCATCCACCGCGACCACTTGCGAAGTGGAGATGCGCAGCGGCGAGCGGTCCGGCGCGTAGGCCACCTGGATGCCCGCAGGCTGGCCCGGTTTAGCGATGCCCATGCTGCGTGCGCCGATCAGCGCGGCGCGTTTGGCCAGGTAGTCGGGAGCGACGAGGCCGGCGACCGGCACCGCTACGAAGTCGCTGTCGGCCACGTACAGCCCGCGGTCGGCGAAGGCCAGGCGGCCCGCTTCGGCGATCAGATGCACGGCTTCGGGCGTGGGCTCAAGGCCGGCAGGCGAGGCACTCTTGACCGGTTTCATGGGGGCGATGGCCAGGCGTGGGTCGCGGGCTTCCACGGCCTGCAGCGTGCCGAGGATCTGCGCCACCGCAATCCCGCCTGACGACGGCGGTGGCATGCCGCACACCTGATATTGCTTGTAGTCGGTGCACAGCGGCGTGCGTTCCTTGGCGGTGTAAGCCTTGAGGTCCGCTTGCGACAGGCTGCCCGCATTGCGGTTGCCCTGAACCTTGCGCGCGATCTCGTCGGCAATCGGCCCGTGGTACAGCGCGTCCGGTCCTTCCTTGGCGATACGTTTGAACACGGCGGCCAGCGCTGGGTTCTTGAGCAGCGTGCCGGTGGCTTTAGGCGTGCCATCGGCATTCAGAAAATAGGCCGCCATGTCGGGTGATTGCGGGATGAAACGGTCGGCGGCGATCAACGCGTGCAAGCGTGGAGAAATCGCGAAGCCTTGCTCCGATAGACGAATAGCGGGTTCAAACAGCTTGGCCCATTGCAAGTGCCCGGTCTTCTTGTGCGCCATCTCCAGGGCGCGCAAGACTCCGGGTGTACCGACCGAGCGTCCGCCAATCTGCGCGTCGGTAAACGCCATCGGCGTGCCGTCGGGCTTCAGGAACAAGCGCTCAGTTGCACCGGCCGGTGCCGTTTCGCGGCCGTCATACGCGTGCACGGTTTTTCCGTCCCAGAGCATGATGAACGCGCCGCCGCCGATGCCGGATGACTGCGGTTCCACCAGGGTCAACACGGCCTGCATCGCAATCGCCGCATCAATCGCCGACCCGCCCTGGCGCAACATCTCGCGCCCGGCTTCGGCCGCCAGTGGGTTGGCGGCTGCAGCCATATGGCGCTCGGCGTGGCGGGTGGTGAGGTCGGTGCGATAACCCGAACCCAACTCCGGTGCCGGCGGCTGTTCATTGACCGGGGTGTGACAGCCAGCCAGGGCGAGGGCTGCGGCAATCATCGACAGTTGACGGCGGGAAATCGAAAACACGCGTTGAACTCCGTTCATTTTGAGAATGATCTGTTGTCCTTGGGGGAAGTGCTTTTTACAGGTAAATCGTGCCTTGCAGGTAGAGCGCCGCGTGGCCGGAGATAATCACCCGGTCGCCTTTGAGCTCACAACGCAGCTGCCCACGGCGCTTGCCGCCCTGTTCGGCGGTCAATAGCGACTTACCCAAACGTTCGGCCCAGAACGGTGCCAGCGAGGTGTGGGCAGAGCCGGTGACCGGGTCTTCGTTGACGCCTACGTTGGGGCCAAACCAGCGGGAAATGAAATCAAAGCGCGTACTGCTGGCCGTCACTGCAATCCCGCGTTTGGGCAGGCCCTTGAGGCGTGCGAAGTCCGGCATCAGGGCGGCGACCTGGGCTTCGTCGTCGACTAGAACGATGTAGTCATCGGTGGCAAATACTTGCGCGTGCTCAAGCCCCAATGCGCTCAACAGGCCGGCGGGCGGTTCGCAGCGCTGGGGCTGTTTGGCCGGGAAATCCATTGCCAGCTCATCGCCATTGCGCGTCACGCGAAGCTCGCCGCTGCGGGTGGCAAAGCGCAACACTTCAGGCGCGCCCGGCAACTGGTGAATCAACACCCACGCGGCTGCCAGCGTGGCATGGCCGCACAGGTCGACTTCAACTTCCGGCGTAAACCAGCGCAACTCATACACCTCGCCACGCGGCACGAAAAACGCGGTTTCCGAGAGGTTGTTCTCGGCGGCGATGTTGTGCAATTGCTCGGTGGGCAGCCACTCGGTGAGCGGGCAGACGGCCGCCGGGTTGCCGCCAAAGGCCTGTTGGCTGAAAGCATCGACTTGGTAGATGTCCAATTTCATCGCAGGCGCTCCATGTGAGGGGAGGCTGGACACTAGCAGTGGGGTTACGGCAGCGTCAAAGTACAGATGGCACCTTTTTTTCAGCGCATGAACCCTGCACGGTCCAGGGATCAACCGCGCTCAACCCAGGCGCAACAGCATCGCCCCGGCGGCAATGATGCACGCGGCAACGCTGCGAACGCGCGTGAGAGGCTCTTTGAGCACCCAGGCTGAAATCACCACGCCGAACAGGATCGACGTTTCTCGCAGTGCCGAAACCGTGGCGATCGGTGCCTGGGTCATTGCCCACAGGGCCAGGCCGTATGACGCCACGGTGCCCACACCGCCAACGACGCCCAGCCGCCAATAACGCGCGACGTAGCCACAAAACACGGCACGCCGTGTCACTAACGCCCACGCGGCAAGCGGGATGCCGGTGAGCAGGAAAATCCACAGGGTGTAAGCCGCCGGCGCGCCGGATTTGCGCACGCCCAAACCATCAATCAGGGTGTAACCGGCAATCACACCGGCGTTGATCAGCGCCAGAACCAAGCCCTTTCTGTGCCCTGCCGAAGGCGCGGCCGC of Pseudomonas fluorescens contains these proteins:
- a CDS encoding LysE family transporter translates to MQLLDLPYATPLLALGLLWTVAVVTPGPNFFNTAQLAASCSRRHGVVASAGVATGTVIWGLAGGLGIKSLFTAAPMLYLAFKLIGGCYLIYLGLKLFKRSAPSMSQTLLPAEPRRSLFSAWRFGLLGNLSNPKAALFVTTAFASTMPPSPSPTLLALAVITMATLSFSWYTSVALVFSSERMANAYGRSRKWLDRFAGGCYVLFGAHLVANR
- the ggt gene encoding gamma-glutamyltransferase; its protein translation is MNGVQRVFSISRRQLSMIAAALALAGCHTPVNEQPPAPELGSGYRTDLTTRHAERHMAAAANPLAAEAGREMLRQGGSAIDAAIAMQAVLTLVEPQSSGIGGGAFIMLWDGKTVHAYDGRETAPAGATERLFLKPDGTPMAFTDAQIGGRSVGTPGVLRALEMAHKKTGHLQWAKLFEPAIRLSEQGFAISPRLHALIAADRFIPQSPDMAAYFLNADGTPKATGTLLKNPALAAVFKRIAKEGPDALYHGPIADEIARKVQGNRNAGSLSQADLKAYTAKERTPLCTDYKQYQVCGMPPPSSGGIAVAQILGTLQAVEARDPRLAIAPMKPVKSASPAGLEPTPEAVHLIAEAGRLAFADRGLYVADSDFVAVPVAGLVAPDYLAKRAALIGARSMGIAKPGQPAGIQVAYAPDRSPLRISTSQVVAVDDQGGAVSMTTTVEAAFGAHVMVQGFLLNNQMTDFSFIPEENGQPVANRVEPGKRPRSAMAPTLVFDRKSGELLATVGSPGGSQIIEYVSKSLVAMLDWNLDPQAAISLPNFGSRNGATELEQGLFSPALKQALKDKGHALSEIDMTSGIQAIVRTRDAHGKLSLSGGADPRREGEAVGD
- a CDS encoding PhzF family phenazine biosynthesis protein, which encodes MKLDIYQVDAFSQQAFGGNPAAVCPLTEWLPTEQLHNIAAENNLSETAFFVPRGEVYELRWFTPEVEVDLCGHATLAAAWVLIHQLPGAPEVLRFATRSGELRVTRNGDELAMDFPAKQPQRCEPPAGLLSALGLEHAQVFATDDYIVLVDDEAQVAALMPDFARLKGLPKRGIAVTASSTRFDFISRWFGPNVGVNEDPVTGSAHTSLAPFWAERLGKSLLTAEQGGKRRGQLRCELKGDRVIISGHAALYLQGTIYL
- the pgeF gene encoding peptidoglycan editing factor PgeF — its product is MHQADNLDAIPGVEHGFCSINEPLRPDDVFICKQVHSASVIEWQAGQVANTVEADGVFTREQQPIAVITADCLPILMTTTDGAMVAAVHGGWKGLQGGIIANAVQQFAAQGFAVEQLQVAIGPSIKPCCYEVSAGFIAQFQADQAHVWHAAQAPWHVEQPAPLLAPQIAPPYARQAGSAWFDLSGYGVMLLQAAGVKREQIDVSEVCTYCSAPTFASYRRRTHHPQEAKTLIYSWIARSPWSTRGP
- a CDS encoding EamA family transporter, whose amino-acid sequence is MSLTVFAIIMLGAALHASWNAVVKGGVDTLLTTCMIASVASLIALAAVPFLVLPAPESWPFIGASVLFQVLYFVLVASTYRIADMSQTYPIMRGTAPLLVATVSMFVLSEPLSACAWLGIAIISLGILSMAAAPSAGHRKGLVLALINAGVIAGYTLIDGLGVRKSGAPAAYTLWIFLLTGIPLAAWALVTRRAVFCGYVARYWRLGVVGGVGTVASYGLALWAMTQAPIATVSALRETSILFGVVISAWVLKEPLTRVRSVAACIIAAGAMLLRLG
- the ddlA gene encoding D-alanine--D-alanine ligase; amino-acid sequence: MSKVRVGIIFGGRSAEHEVSLQSARNIVDALDRSRFEPILIGIDKAGHWHLNDTSNFLINQENPALIALNQSNRELAVVPGKASQQVVETSGQGLLEHIDVIFPIVHGTLGEDGCLQGLLRMADLPFVGSDVLGSAVCMDKDISKRLLRDAGIAVTPFITLTRRNAARTSFDTAVSTLGLPMFVKPANQGSSVGVSKVGNEAQYHAAVELALGFDEKVLVESAVQGREIECAVLGNDNPIASGCGEIVVSNGFYSYDSKYIDGQAAQVVVPADISPEASERIRHLAIDAFEVLGCAGLARVDVFLTGAGEVLINEINSLPGFTRISMYPKLWQAAGMSYSDLVSRLIELALERHAGRKGLKISR